GAGTGGATGGGAACTGGCAGACATCCTGGTGTCACTGATCTGAACAAGGACGCTGTCACGCTGATTGTTATCCTCACTGTCGCTGTCGGCCTGTTTCAGAAGCATCTCTGTGTTGCTGATCTGACATCGGATCCCACAGCCTGGAACGGCCTGAAAGTCCGTGCATTTTCCCAAAGACTCTGTGCCAAGTTCCTGCAGGTAAACAGAAATGCCTACTTCACTATGTAGGTCAGGTGGATAATTTCTCCACAACAAGAAAGGTTTGCAGGCTGTGTGGGTGTTACAGTTGAGGTAGCAGACCAACCTGTTTGCAGTATTTGGTGATGGCTGCTCCAAGAGGGTGTTCACTGTTGTTCTCAGCCGTACCCACGATGGCCAGCAGTCGCGAACGAGGCATCTTGTTCCCCTCCACAACCATCTTAACCTGGATAACTTTTGGAGTACCATATGTGATGGTTCCAGTCTTATCAAACACCACAGAATGGACCTGCCCACAAAAGGCAATAtaacaaatcaatcaatgatcAAATAAAGTGCTATCAGATTGAATCTGACATGTTTATACACATTTTAATCTGAGTGACTTTTAAACAAATTACTTTACAAAGAAAGTTTATCTAATATCTGAATTCTTAAAAGTAATATATGATAACTACATCCTGAAGAATACTACCACTAGTCAAACATCAAACTAATAAAACAGTTCCAAGCTCCATTCGTAGCTCTTTTCATGATCGAGGCCACGACTGttaaacaaacaacagactATTGATTTTAGGTGCAATTACACAAGAGTGAAAATATGCTGCGTCGCTGGAGGTTTGTGTCCTCTTTGTGCTTTCTAGTTAGAATTATTACTTCCTCGTGTGCTTAACTTGACAGTTTTGTTACATATTAGTGTGACTGTGTAGAGGTGTCAGAACATCATCATGAACACACCTTATGCGCCATCTCGAGTGGCTCTCCTCCCTTTATCAGGATGCCATTTTGGGCTCCGACCCCCGTGCCAACCATGACAGCTGTTGGGGTTGCTAGGCCAAGGGAACAGGGACAGGCGATGCATAATACTGTTATGGAGGCCTGGAACGCGAAGCGGATCACTGCCTCTACTCGAGAAATGCTCTTGTCATAGCCCTGCAAGGAAGATGCTTGAATgtttaattcaaattttaataaccttttcatctcatcttcattgAGAAATCGTTGTTACTATGGAAGAAGCAGAGGCTTTTACTGAGGTTTAACACTTTGAATCAGTTAATTAAGACTACAGATGAATTGAAGTACAGCCTTGAGGTTTTATGAGGAGCTTGGTACAGTCAGATATCAAGAATGAACAAAAGACTCACAGGAAAGTACTTTTCCACAAGAGAAAAGTCTAAAAACCCAATGATGATCCAGGAGATTAGTGTAAGGACGGATATTCCAACGATGAAGGGCACAAAGTAGCCACTGATTTTGTCTGCGTACTGCTGGATGGGTGCCTTTAAAGAAAATGTGAGAAATGAAGCACATGAGAGATTTCTGTCTACGTTGGTAGAGCAGATCTCACAGCACATAACTCACCTTTGAGGTCTGAGCCTCCTCCACCAGTTTGACAATCTGAGACAATGTGGTGTCCATGCCAACATGTGTAGCACTGATAAGCAGAGAGCCATTCTGGTTAATGGAGCCTGCGATGACAGAGCTTCCAGGCTTCTTCATCACCGGCATGGCTTCACCTGCAGACAGAACAACAGCTGTTCagcagcaggaaacaggaacagACCATCTGTCGCCAACGCTGGCATTTTATCACAAATCAAATAGTAtactagcttttttttttattgctggtCCTGACAAATAATCTAGCTTAAAGTGATTCACCTGTTTTAACTTTTATACTTTATTTGTGTATGTACAATaagtctttttttctccctAAATGCCTTGTCTGCATTGTGATATCATAAACTTGACTCCTCTGAGTAGCTGATGTCAATTATATGACTGGTTTGTGCCTCATTGCCTCTCACATCCATTTGAATACCAAAGCCTTTAAAATGTTACAGGAACTAGAAGTCAGATATCTCTAGAAAGTAAATTTGGGAGCAACTCAAATGTCTTTGTGCTAGTTTAATAGCATATTAACACCACTAATGATGATTGTGTGCCCCTAACCAATAATTTTACCAACCTGTGATGAGAGACTCATCAGCCATCGAGCTTCCCTCAATGACCCTTCCATCAACTGGAAACTTCCCTCCAGGAACAACTTTCACCACATCTCCCCTCTGCACCAGGTCAACATCCACCTGCTCCTCACtggaacataaaaacaaataaaaaaactgtgaaaataGTGTTAATAAGACTTATTACAACACTACTAATAAGTAGTGATGTAATGTTTTGTAGCAGTAATTCTACACAAACCTCCTGAACAACATTTGTTCTCTAATGATCAAAAATGGTTTGCAGGTTGCTTGTTTGATGGAACTTTAGACCTTTTTATTGACATTCTGACTGCAGGTATTTATATAGTACAATACAATTTAAACATAATAAAAGACATGAACTGTTCTTGAAATAAAGGAGCAAAGCAAACAGTGATTACCTGACAATGGTCTTGTCACTGCTAAGCGTGACCACTGTGGCCTCAGTTGCTTGCAAAGACATCAGCTTGGACAAAGCTTCCGACGTTTTGCTCTGAATGGaaaaaagcaaatacaaaaaaagttaatgaaaattTTTCAACTGACATtaaatacatggatggatggatcaaatacaggcagtcctcaagatacaaacatcccacttatgaacatttgtagatatgaaataagtccaccaaatatcttcgcaaccgcggcagatagaaagatgaaacaaaaagcacattactgatCTCGAGtaaactaggtcaagatcaaatttctatttttgtacactcaggaaccggataagatagaaagacgagggagaaggccattgtgagtaagaccgtagatcaaagctacagCTTTGCTCAAAGGTGCTACTTTGATCTATGGCAGTAGGtatcaaagcactggctttgatctttgacctatgcaagtaggtcaggataaaattttgaattcaggtgtgtcgcgggatgttgcagtctgtgactgccttggttctagttatgtgttgtttttatgtcctgtttttTCTGGTAAGGCTTAAGGAATAGTACTTTTCTATTTTGAGTAATAATGACAtataaatgacctcaaatggcaattctaaattgaaattgaataaatactGACATACAAACACTTCAGTTGACAGCCTTTCGGACACCAATTGTGTTAgcaggttgaggactacctgcatagcaataataataatcatataaaCCTTGGCAATCTGTTCCAGCCAACGTCCCAGGGAGATGAAGACAAAGAGCATTGGTGGCGTGTCAAAGAAGGTGATGGGATTTACGTCTGCCTTTTCTCCCATGGCCACTATTAGAACAATCAGTGAGTACGTGAAGGCTATGGATGTAGCCAAAACTATTAGCACGTCCATGTTGGCAGATCGATGTTTGACGGCTTTGTAGGCTTGAATGTAGAAGTATCGTCCTCCAATAAACTACacaagaggaaaaaacagaaaagctttAATTCACTCATCGAACATTTTATCCAGATAGAGGATGACATCCATgaatttcatttgaaataaaaaaatgtgtctgaggtgatattttgattctttgtttCCTGGTATTgatttcctgtgtttcctgGTAGTGATTTACCTGTACAGGCACACAAAAGACGAAGGAGAGGAGATTCATGATAGACAGGCCTGGGAGCAGCTGTCGCTCCAGGAACATGGTGGAGTGGTAGTGGTTGCGATCATCTACTGTGAAATTGTGTTGATGCGAAACATTCATTTGGTGGTCCATGATAATCATGTAGGTCATCATACCCATCACAGGTATGCAGAAAAACAGGCTCACCAAGAAGGATTTCCTCCACCTGAAAGATCAGAACAAAAGTGAGCGACTATTTTGTTTGGAACAGGCTCCTGATTGGTTATTACTAGAACATCAATATAATCCTGGACATGCTGCTTTCTACATTTATGTGGCATTGGGAGGTTGTGGCTGTCATGAGGTAGGGTGGGTCTACTAATTATGTGAAGTCCGTGGTTCTATGACTGGATCTATCGGAGCGTCCCTGGTCAAAGCATTTACTCAGACCCTTTGGTCTGAGTAAATGTGTGAATGACAGAATATAACAGAGATATCATGAGGCTTTTGGGTTCAGAAgtgttgtttctttcttttgatgGTGAGTTGAGGTCCTTGAACTGCAACCatctgtgtttgagtgtgtgtcaaAGAAGGACAATATGAACTATATAAGGTCTGCAAATGGATCCAAAGATTTGATAGAAATTAAAAGCTCCATGTCAACACaatcccttttttaaaaattaattctgAGACACTAGATGACGTTTTGAAATTCAGAACAGAACCTACTTCACCCTGGCTTCCTGTCAGATAGCATAATGAGCGCCACTGACACATGACCAGCAGGAGGAAATGGAAAAGAAGAGGCAGGCCAATCACTCTGATTACCAATCCTAACCCCTCCCCCAGGATGAAAAGTAAAATGTAGGACTACACTtataaaacacaacagtaaaGATTAGTTTTGTCATGACGATAGATACTCAGAGATGTGCATTCAATCTGCTGCTTAAGGCAGAAACACATCCAACCAGTTCAGCCATTCACAAACATCACCTCACATCAAGTGTTTCCCTTTCAAAACTTTAATCTCTACCGACAGAACCAGTTCAGCAAATGACGAAATGAAtctgtcattcattttcaaccaACACCTAAAATAAAGTACCAGAAGGTGATCCAAACTTTTGTCGCCAGAAgacaaaatactgtaattgggggaaaaaacagaatggaggggggaggggggggtcagaccaCCTTGCTTAGTTATGTTCATCAGTCAATAGAGAGCACAACATAAATTAATATAGGCTTGGTTTATGCAACTACACAACAGCAAATGGAAACAAATGTCTCCAGGAAACACACTCAACAAACACTGGTGGAAATTACAATAATCCATCCTCAAAGGTGCCTTAACTATCAGTACTACCGCAtagtaaataaacacaacaacctGAGGAAtttttgtacatacagtacagaagGTTATAAAGCAGGCAAGGAGAGGAGGTAAAAGAGCATCATAAATGTGCCCCCGACTTTTCTGAAGGTACAAGATCTCATAAAAGAATTATCTTCTTAACACTGTTGAAGAAATAAGtcattgttcaaaaaaaaaaaaaaaggcaatgcAGTGTTTCAACTAATATTTGAAGCAAGGGAGACAAAGCTAGAACTGATAGAATTTACCAAGTAGCACAAAACAGGGCTTGATTACAGTAATTACATCCCGttaagcggtgatgtattgtaattgtcagtgtttgtgtgttcgtccgtccatccgtctgttcgtccaccaaatatcttctcaaccgttgcagatagaaagatgaaacaaaaagcacattactcgggcggcaaaggggatgaaaatgagacgatgaccttgaccttgagaaaactagtcaaggtcaaatctcatcttttgtactcatcgcggatttttggagGGCAGTCACTTGATGCCATTCaagcattctgttggctgacggcatccggaagtgcgctacgttctttgagtctcggacttccgtgagactcaaaagtgctttaaacagtcgataagagtgtgtgaaaaggaaatacagatagcaggtggtttaatatcagtatgtccCCATACtgagttcataaacgtttaaattaccgtaaataataagatacatagtttgttgctctatcgcggaatttgttaatcgcgtgtggttcctggaacgctttAAATGCGAGGAACAACggtgcactgtatacctttttaggtacacatctctaaaacctgatgagatataattgcaaaacaaaaaacgaaattttcaggaagccagaaacacaaaaatgtgtaggttagggtaaaatgtttaattcaggGATGTCACTTGTTGCAAACTGTGACTTACTGTCGTATCTCTTTGCTGTGGTCAAGGTGACTCGCATTTCGGTCTCGTTTTACCAAAGATGCTTCAAATCCCAGACTCTACAAATAACAGTAAAATTACCGATTACTTTCATACATTTGCTGAACAATTCATATAGAAAACTACCAAGAATGTGGCAAATTCTCATTTGTATCTAGCATCTACAAGAAACACCGCTGAATAAAACTCATCGAATACAAAAGTGACAGGCAGAACATTACCTCAATTAGCTTGATGATGTCCCTCGGTCCTACAATTTCCGAGTCATATTTAACGTGTGCTTTGTTAGTTGCCAAGGCAACAGAGGCATATATAATTCCCTTTTCCTTCATGAGGCTTGATTCAATTTTGTGTACACAAGAGGCACACGTCATCCCCCTTACCTGGAAGAAAGGGAAGATCACCAGTTAAACAGATTCAAACTGAAGAGGGTGGAGGTGatgaacaaaaatgattaaattcATCAATTCAAAATGGTGTTAAACGTTTTATTTAACTTGTACATTTATGGTTTTGATGAACATGCTTTAAACTTCTTGGTAAAACAATCAGAATTCAATAGAACCCTAAATGGACTCACCACTAGCTCCAGGTTTCCATCTGATCCTTCATGGTTCTCCATAACGGAGGCAGTGAAGCCGAGCTCCTCCACGTAGTCCACTATCTTCAGAGGGTCGACAAGTTTAGGGTTGTAACGCACCTCTGCCTTACTGGCCATCAGAGCCACCAGAACTGAGTAGATACCTGGCCAGTAGGGAAATTCATGTTTTTAGTTCCTAATCAAAGCAATAAATTACAGTTCATACTCACAGAAAGAAAActtcaatatttgtttttacgGACCAGATTCATTCTTCAGGTTTCGTTCAATATTTGCCACACAGGAAGCACAAGTCATCCCTCCTATGTGAATGTAGCATTTGGAGTGCGTGTCTCCATGGAGCCCTTTGGTGGTATCTTTATGGAGGTCACTGTCCAGGTCCTTGTCTTTTACAGGCAATATTTTTGAAGATGTTGAGAGACTGTGATCTGGTTCAGGCAGCAGAGAATTAGTCTCTGTGGAGAACAGATTACAGTTTGAAAATGCCATTTGCTGTTAGCCAAGATGTGTAGGTCTTACAGTTCAAATACACACACTGGTCAAGCATTCAGAGAACAGAATAAAGCTGTTGTAGCTATTTCACCATGTGAAAATATTAACTCAACAAATAGTTCACATATATTCTCACCAGGTAGGAAAGCATCAAAGCCCATGTCTTCTATAGCCTCCCTCAGTTCCTGTGGTGTAGTCAAGAGAGGATCGTACTCAAACAGCCCCTGGTGATCAGCCAGAGAGACCTGAGCTGATATCACCCCCTTCCTTTGGGAGATCATGCCCTGGATGGTCTGAACACAGGAGTTGCATACCATACCCTCGATGGTAATATTAACAACAGATGCCAGAGGCTGGGTAAAATAAGGCTGTGAGGAAGCTGATTTGGCTTGAGTGGAAGCAGACATTAGAGGGCCAGAGGAGTCCCAGGGTTGAGTCCGGAAGTTTCCTGGAGGAAGTGCCTCGATTGCTTGCTGCAACTGTGCCACTGTAATCTTTAGAGGATCATAGCAGATGGAGGCCCTCTCCATCTTCAGTGAGACCTCTACAGACGACACCCCAGGCAGCTTAGAGATATTATCTTGAATATTGACCACACATGAATTGCAATGCATGCCTTTCACCCTGAGCATGATCGGTGTTGTGTCGATAAAGACTTCTGTCTCCTCTGACGGTGAAGACACGGCTGGTTTTAGAGAATCAACAAAACGTTCAATTTCGCTGGAAGACAgctgcagggggcggggcttggacTTGATTGACGCCTTGAAGCCAGCCACAGCAATCTGGTCAATGATGGTTTCAACAGTGATGAGGTAAGGCAAGTACAATACTGTCGCTTCCTGAGTCTCCAAAACAACTGTGgagaataaatacataaattaaaaaaacacaaggcaTACAGGATTTTAAAGGAAATCAAATATTTACTCGGACAGGAAGTGACTGTACAAAACTACTGTAATTCTGACTACACACCATCCAGCAAAAGGACTTCCGTCAACAGAACAATGGATGAAGACATAAACAATGACATGGCAGTTATGTTCTGACTTGTAATATGTTtaatatgtataataataacTACTACAACATCAGTTCTAGCACAaactaataaaacacaaaaatgcaagCCCACAAACAGGTAAAGGAAGTGAATCACCTTTGATTTTTTCAATCCCTTTCAGTTTTCCAATCTTCCCCTCAATAGTAGTAGTGCAGGAGTGACAGGTCATTCCTTCAATGGAAAACTTCAGGAGTGAAACCCCACTTACACTTGTGTGTGATGGAGACAATTCCTGAGTGGGGCTGATGGGTGTGGAATTCTCTATAGTTCTTAGGCTGGCCACTACCTCAGTCATCTGATTCAAACATGTCACAGAAGGAATAAAGGTAACAGTGAGCCCCGTCTGGTTGGAGCTCTCCTTGACATCAAGCACTCCCTGAACACGGGATAATTTCTCAAAAGCCTCCTGTTGCCCTGCAGGTGTCAGATGTGAGGTGGGGATCAGCTGGGTCTCTGTGGAGACTGGTGCGACGATGCTTGACTCTGACAGACTGGATTCAAAACCCATGTCTTCAATGGCCTCTGCTAGAGACTCTG
The Antennarius striatus isolate MH-2024 chromosome 10, ASM4005453v1, whole genome shotgun sequence genome window above contains:
- the atp7a gene encoding copper-transporting ATPase 1, which produces MTDKVNLWSVSIEVEGMTCGSCVQSIEQRVGSIPGVTHIKVSLELKNASVIYDSSLQSPESLAEAIEDMGFESSLSESSIVAPVSTETQLIPTSHLTPAGQQEAFEKLSRVQGVLDVKESSNQTGLTVTFIPSVTCLNQMTEVVASLRTIENSTPISPTQELSPSHTSVSGVSLLKFSIEGMTCHSCTTTIEGKIGKLKGIEKIKVVLETQEATVLYLPYLITVETIIDQIAVAGFKASIKSKPRPLQLSSSEIERFVDSLKPAVSSPSEETEVFIDTTPIMLRVKGMHCNSCVVNIQDNISKLPGVSSVEVSLKMERASICYDPLKITVAQLQQAIEALPPGNFRTQPWDSSGPLMSASTQAKSASSQPYFTQPLASVVNITIEGMVCNSCVQTIQGMISQRKGVISAQVSLADHQGLFEYDPLLTTPQELREAIEDMGFDAFLPETNSLLPEPDHSLSTSSKILPVKDKDLDSDLHKDTTKGLHGDTHSKCYIHIGGMTCASCVANIERNLKNESGIYSVLVALMASKAEVRYNPKLVDPLKIVDYVEELGFTASVMENHEGSDGNLELVVRGMTCASCVHKIESSLMKEKGIIYASVALATNKAHVKYDSEIVGPRDIIKLIESLGFEASLVKRDRNASHLDHSKEIRQWRKSFLVSLFFCIPVMGMMTYMIIMDHQMNVSHQHNFTVDDRNHYHSTMFLERQLLPGLSIMNLLSFVFCVPVQFIGGRYFYIQAYKAVKHRSANMDVLIVLATSIAFTYSLIVLIVAMGEKADVNPITFFDTPPMLFVFISLGRWLEQIAKSKTSEALSKLMSLQATEATVVTLSSDKTIVSEEQVDVDLVQRGDVVKVVPGGKFPVDGRVIEGSSMADESLITGEAMPVMKKPGSSVIAGSINQNGSLLISATHVGMDTTLSQIVKLVEEAQTSKAPIQQYADKISGYFVPFIVGISVLTLISWIIIGFLDFSLVEKYFPGYDKSISRVEAVIRFAFQASITVLCIACPCSLGLATPTAVMVGTGVGAQNGILIKGGEPLEMAHKVHSVVFDKTGTITYGTPKVIQVKMVVEGNKMPRSRLLAIVGTAENNSEHPLGAAITKYCKQELGTESLGKCTDFQAVPGCGIRCQISNTEMLLKQADSDSEDNNQRDSVLVQISDTRMSASSHPLIMDPQPLSLVQTATYVVLIGNREWMKRNCLQIRADIDEAMMDHERRGRTAVLVAVDNVLCAMIAIADTVKPEAELAVHTLTNMGLEVVLMTGDNSKTARAIAAQVGIRKVFAEVLPSHKVAKVEQLQQAGKRVAMVGDGVNDSPALAMADVGIAIGTGTDVAIEAADVVLIRNDLLDVVGSIDLSKKTVKRIRINFIFALIYNLVGIPIAAGVFLPIGLVLQPWMGSAAMALSSVSVVLSSLLLKCYTKPSAEKLEARLGNSWRQGSLSDVSVHIGIGEMRRPSPKLSLLDRIVNYSRASINSLRSDKHSLNSMVLSEPDKHSLLVGEAQCEEEFC